The proteins below are encoded in one region of Salvelinus alpinus chromosome 27, SLU_Salpinus.1, whole genome shotgun sequence:
- the LOC139555999 gene encoding creatine kinase B-type-like encodes MPFGNTHNKLKMNYSAEQEYPDLSQHNNHMAKVLTPEMYANLRDKETPSGFTVDDVIQTGIDNPGHPFIMTVGCVAGDEETYEVFKELLDPIIEDRHGGYKASDKHKTDLNPDNLVGGDDLDPNYVLSSRVRTGRSVRGFCLPPHCSRGERRAIENMAIESLASLDGDLNGQYYALKNMTDDEQQQLIDDHFLFDKPVSPLLLASGMGRDWPDGRGIWHNDGKTFLVWVNEEDHLRVISMQKGGNMKEVFHRFCTGLTKIESLFKDKGHEFMWNEHLGYVLTCPSNLGTGLRAGVHVKLPNVSKHEKFGEVLKRLRLQKRGTGGVDTAAVGGVFDISNADRLGFSEVELVQMVVDGVKTLVEMEKRLEGGQSFDDLMPDQK; translated from the exons ATGCCTTTCGGTAACACCCACAACAAGCTGAAGATGAACTACTCTGCGGAGCAGGAGTACCCCGACCTGAGCCAGCATAACAACCACATGGCCAAGGTGCTCACTCCAGAGATGTACGCCAACTTGCGGGACAAGGAAACTCCAAGTGGATTTACAGTGGATGATGTCATTCAAACTGGGATTGATAACCCAG GCCACCCTTTCATCATGACAGTGGGCTGTGTGGCCGGAGACGAGGAGACGTACGAGGTGTTCAAGGAGCTGCTGGACCCCATCATCGAAGACCGCCACGGTGGATACAAGGCCTCAGACAAACACAAGACCGACCTGAACCCAGACAACCTTGTG GGTGGGGATGACCTGGACCCCAACTACGTCCTGAGCTCTAGAGTGAGAACTGGTAGGAGCGTCCGCGGCTTCTGCCTCCCCCCACACTGCAGCCGTGGGGAGCGACGCGCCATTGAGAACATGGCCATCGAAA GTCTAGCCTCACTGGATGGGGACCTCAATGGCCAGTATTACGCCCTGAAGAACATGACAGACGACGAGCAGCAACAGCTGATCGATGACCACTTCCTGTTCGACAAACCCGTTTCCCCCCTGCTGTTGGCGTCCGGGATGGGCCGAGACTGGCCCGACGGCAGGGGCATCTG GCACAACGACGGCAAGACCTTCCTGGTGTGGGTGAACGAGGAAGACCATCTACGGGTCATCTCTATGCAGAAGGGCGGCAACATGAAGGAGGTGTTCCACCGCTTCTGCACAGGCCTCACaaag ATCGAGAGCCTGTTCAAGGACAAGGGTCATGAGTTCATGTGGAACGAGCACCTGGGTTACGTGCTCACCTGCCCCTCCAACCTGGGCACAGGGCTGCGCGCCGGCGTGCACGTCAAGCTGCCCAACGTCAGCAAGCACGAGAAGTTTGGTGAGGTCCTCAAGAGGTTGAGGCTGCAGAAGCGTGGCACAG GCGGTGTGGACACTGCAGCAGTAGGTGGCGTCTTCGACATCTCCAACGCCGATCGTCTGGGCTTCTCCGAGGTGGAGCTGGTGCAGATGGTTGTCGACGGCGTCAAGACCCTCGTCGAGATGGAGAAGCGTCTGGAGGGCGGCCAGTCCTTCGATGACCTGATGCCCGACCAGAAGTGA